GAAGTTTAGAAGCATTTTGATCTTGCTTTGGGGAGGTCAGGGCAGCGCCATACCTTCATACCTACATACTCTGGTCAGCTGAGGACTCCACCACAGCAGTCTGCCAATTATAAAACATGATTATCTTCTGATTTGTTGCAGATTAGACTGCATGGGCTATTGAGAGGGCTCAGGCTGTCATAGAATAAAACatgatttaccaaaaaaattagTGAAAAAATGATGCAGATTTTTTTACATGAATGGCTTTCTAGCATGAGGTCTTTGATggaaaatttataaaaaattgaTTTCTACCCATTTTCAAGGAAAAGGTTAATGCATTGCTTGGTGTGCAATCTTTTTTCACCAACTGACATTTATTCCATATAAATTGTTTCAATGACTGGTAGGAGGTAACTAGTAAAATTTTTGGTCGAATCTCAGGTTTGAATCCCTTTTCTAAGTATTTTTTAGTTGATAAGTTTGATTTATCTTCACAGAGGGTATGTCAAAAATATGGTAATATTGAAAAAAGAGTTAAtctttttttggaggggggaagTCTAGAAAGAATCTATTGTAGTGAAGGGTGACAAGGTTTTTATCTATGCTTTTTTTCTCAACAAAGGCAAAATGTTCTTTTAGTATCCATTACATTTCAGAAACATTGCATTAAGTTGCTAAAAATAGGACAGTGATCTAGTTCCAACAGAATGTTTGCAGAAAttagtgaagaaaaagaagtatctTGTACACATGAAGGTGAAATACTAAAAAGTAGGAGGATCCCTTTATTTGATTGACATGATTGTAAAACTGATACATTACATATTTATGGAGATCATTGCAGGAAGGCAAAGAATTATGTTTGATATGTATATTTTTGGGCCAGACATACCTAAAAGTGCCCCTTCCAGCATTTAAACAATCTCTTATTTTGACTTTGTGAGacataaataaatgtttttgttttgtctgtacGTTGCTGGAATGTATTACCTTCCCTTAGGCCTGAAGAATAAATTAACAAATTGTATATCTGACACACAACAATCAGTTTGTGCTGATGTAATTAAGACTGTGTGAGGTCTAGAGTATGATTGGGATGGGTTTTGGGTCATCCTGAAGAGAAACAAGGAGCAGAAGGCATGAAAACAGCAAtcaaagcaagcaaacaaaaagattGGAAACCTACTTTTGACCATTATTAAGTTTAAATTCCCATCTGTTCCTTAGTAATtactggcttttaaaaaaaaagaaaaattatagaCTTGCATGTTGTTATCATCAAGACTTTATAATCTTAGATGTATAAGTAGAACATTTCAGTGATCAattcaaagaaacagaattcaAGCCAGAACTGTAAACTTCAAAGCCTGTTTACAGTAGCattatattttttgaaaaagaataaGTTGCCTAGCTAGTTTTGAAGAAATTGTTATGGTGGTCTTCAGGAAACTCAAacatttaaactggaaaaacacTTTGGATGTTACACTCCTATTAACTGCTAGGTTACTAAAAATGTTAGTTCTTTTGTATCCTTTACAAAACTGCAGGACACGAAATTCAAGGAACCTGTAATATGAGAACATTGCCTCTCTGGTAAATCACTGTTAAAAAGCAGATCTTGTTCCTGAAGATTATAACTTTTAGTATtgcatctgaagaaaaaaataaaaggaattccTGTCAATGACCAAAATTTAATCAAGACTTCTTTCTTAGTATTGAAATGAATTAATAGATATTCTTATAAATCACTGGCTAAATTGAACAGTCAAGGTCAAAACTAAGTTGTGAAGTTAGGATGTGTAGGTCCCACATTTAGTTGTCTGTATTAAATCAATTACTGCTGTAACCATTCTTGTTACATTTCTCTCACATAAACCAGAATCTGGATTAGTTCACCTGAATGAATGTGATTGGAGAATGAATATGATTGGATTAACTCACCTGATTTTAACTACCTAAAAGTGAGCTATTTGATTGCAGGTGGCCACATAGGTCTCTTGTAGTtaatgaaagagagaaatagCTTCCTCTCATGTTTATTTCCAGTGATCAAAGATGGGCTAGGCAGTAGGGATTCTTCTTGGAGGTCTTCTATTGATGAAGAGGAATTTTTGTTGGTGAATTTATACTGAAATCTTAACTTCCAGATGGATTCCACTTCATAAATGCAGAATCTGCTCTTCACTTTCTATGAGGAATGCACAGTTTAACAAAAGATTTTCTAGTACTGGAATCTTCCTGCATTCTGTTTTGCAAGTTTTTAGTAACTGATATTCTGTGACTGGCACTATCAtgcttcatttttgtttggaaCAACTTGAATTaactatgaaaaaaagaattatacAATAAATTTTACTTAAAAGGTACATGGTAAGGTTCCAGTTTACCATTTTTAGTGGAAGATAACAAAGAACTACTTTTGATATTTTAGAATATATTAGAATTCCATGGCAATGTAAGATTATAAACTTTGGGGTAATTCTTTTTGCTTAGAAGTCCAAAAATTCAGTGAAGTGACTGAATAAAGATTAAGATAACACATCTTGGGGCAAACACATAGAAAcattaaggaaataatttgtaCTTTACCATGCTGCTTTGATCCAAGAATTACAGAGGTgttcagaatttcttttaatttcttctctccttttctgtaaaatgtgataatataattaaaatatgtaGGGTACATACACTATACGCATATGCAtttgtaagtacagtaatttcacaattataagccgcacctgattataagccgcacgttacaatacagagtgtgataaaaggtatctattctatcaccatctgttgagggtgggggcagtgatccttatctcaatggcagatactctgctaatgggacatccactgaaaccaggcggggcattgttctttatgttttcacaacccatccttcctccagcgagtcattttctgctaatggcccgttgagtcccactgtgtgactgataaaattactgcatcccattggaagttgctccagccagggggaagagcccaacatttcttaccaagataaaaacagaggttttgggacactaagggagcccctttctccactgggctccagaggaaaaccaaatttctccacatcaccactggacctccggagggaaactgcaccttctaccggagcactgctccaactgaatcacatctgtcactgcaggaggatgcagccaccatttaatgggactgctaccaacaccctgcctgacagggtgtcaggttgtactctgactttgtcagggtttggagtttgtttctttgtagtactgtatttctattttaatttccctagtaaagaactgttattcctaattcccatatctttgcctggaagccccttgatttcaaaatcataataatttggagagaggggagcttacattctccatttccaagagaaactcctgcctttctcagcagacacctgtcctccaaactaaaacagtaactttttgttctttgtccgtgTATAAGTCGCAccttattataagccgcacttcgggttcggaccaaaattttagtcaaaatggtgcagcttataatcgtgaaattactgtacttattttcaTGTACAAGCTACTTGATTATTTTGTGCATGTGCATTGTCCAATTGTACTACTAATAGTTGTATACTATAGGCAAAGTAAAGAACAATCCTTCCTCAAAAATGCTAAATGTGAAGTCCTGACAGACAGGTAAATCATAACTGAAAAAGTTACAGGGGGCAataaacagctggaaaagggttgaaaaacagtaatttaaagACGTTTTTTTACATCCATATTGTTTTCAGAGATCCTCTAGAGATTGCTTTACAAGATGTAGTGTGTTTTCATCAGAATTTTGCTTTAGAGTTCCTGTTGAACTCTGTGGGAATTTCATATAACAAAGTATAGTAAAAGTATTTATCAATTCAATAGTGATCGGATGCCTAGGGGTCTGCAGATTTATCTGAAGATTTGCTAATAGCACAGAGAGAAACTGACTTATAAAAGCTTTAAAGGAGCCAGGAGGAGAAGAGACAGTAGGGTTCTGCTTAATTCACATAATCGGTTACATACTGAAAATATTGACTAGCAGAAAATATGCCAatcaaattaaaacaagaaaaaacaaacaaaccaaaaaaccccaccaataAACAGGAAgagtttttatttgaaaactaaTTGCATAAGAAACTCAGAAGAATGCTAGAAGACATGACATTCATTTCCTGAAATGTATTTCTTGATTGCAAAAGAAATCGGGAAACACACAGTCTGAGTATACCACCTCAGAGTCCTCAATATTTGgtatttcttatatttttatgcctctttttttattttcagtactgttataaatttaaattcaatGGATGGTAATACACTTATGTTTGTAAATCAATTATTTAGATATCAGTAGTGAGCATGGTCTGAGACACTGTATTTTTCATAGCTTACTTTGAATAACTTTCTGCAtaataaatgatttttttcttttttttttttttcatatctgtaGTGTAAAGCAAATACTGAGATATTTTAGTCACAGCTGACTTATGTTGCTACTGGCTATTTACCTGAATTTCACTTAACTACCAATCggtcaacagaaaaaaaatacagcatcctgcattttttaaatctcagagGACTTACAGTGAATTTTTAGCATATGATATACTTCACAGTAATACCATTTAATCCAATATCATCCTGCATTCCTTCCCCCCTGCTTAAACTTGAACATTACTCTTTGTGCCACTTTACCATTTTCTGTGCCTCTGATTTGtgctttcttattttgaaaagtaGTCTATGGAAACATTATTAACTTTTTGAGCTCCAgtttcaaaaaataattactgtaaAATGCTGCCATGTGAAGGGGAGCTATTAGAGAGGGAAAATGATGCTATTACTCAGAGTCATCTACcaaaacacacattttacaGAGAATGTTCCAAGACCTGAAGCAATGTAGTTGGACAGAACTCCCTTGTGCAATAATACTAATAAACTTACACTTGtcagttttattattattcatttgcagtttcctttcttttaaagatttttgcCTCCTGGTCAGAGTGGCACCTAGAGCTGAGTCAATCATAGTTCAATTTATTGGATTGCAGTGTGTCTGTCATGTTGTgtaataattaagaaaaagaataagCTGGATTGCTTTACTAATCATAGGGTATAACTATAATTAAGCCAAATAAAGCTCCATGCTTACAACTCAGAAGACTAAAAAAGTTCTGTGAATAGGTAGTCCTAGATAGAAACAAATGCTGTATTGCACCCTTTGAATATGGTCTGAATAGTTATTTTCGTTTTTAAGCTTTCTCTGTCAGACTAGGTTAAAACTCATTCATTCAAATCAACTGCAAGAGATAGCAGATGACATTTTTCCTCAGGGAATTTTATGCAAGAGGTCAAATCATCAGATCGGTGCAAGAAGAAACCTATTCAAGGGGAATCTTGGGGACAGGAATATCCAGGCAACTCTGCCAACACAGgcccacagcagtgcaggacCAGATCGGGGCAAACTGAAGAATTAGCTGTAAAGTGAACTTCTCACTTCAGCTGAATTGCTGTCTGGGCACAATTGATTGTACTGAAGCTATTGGAGCCGTAATGGGATCTCAGACACCTGGAGTTAGGTATGTCAATGTATAAGGAGGTACCTGGTTAACAGCACATTCATTGTAACTCAtaaacaagtaaataaaataactttttcccttttcttacaTTTCTGTATCATtgcaaataacaaaataaaatgcagactAACGTATGTTTTCTCTTGCAGCTGGTATTCTCTCACAACTCACTGGAATTCAGGCTATTTGGTACTTCAGGAAGAGCAAAAAATTTCTTGGTACttattagttaaaaaaaaaggaaaaaattggtTTTATGCTTGTGTGCATGCAGGTGTGGCAGAAGAACTATAGATTTATTCTCTTGGCAGATTCATTGGTGCTGCTCAGTCATTTTTCCTCAGTGCATCTATGTTCAGTGCATTCTTCCCTTCAGAAGCCATTTCTAAGAGCTTAGATTCTGTGCAGTCTGTGCAGTCTTTGTAATGAGAACAAACATGAAGATCTGAAAGCCATGCTGTCCTAGGACAGTCTGAAAGTGTAATGCAGATTGCCAAACTTTGTTACTGATTGTTTATACACTCTTACTATGTATACAAAACCAAGATTTGATAAAAGGTATTTTGTGTGAGATTCTCATTCAGGTGGACTAGTAATTATATTAAAGCACTAGTTAATTAAAGCTGTTACTTAATCCAAAGACATTTCTTCATGCAATTTAAGCAAGTGTATTGTCTTGTACAACAATACAGGAGTTTTTCAATGTGTTAGTCATATCAGAATTATAGTAATTATTCATACTGTCTCTGACATTGATATGTAATTTATACTTGGTCTCTTCTTGTTTTCCAGATCTCACAGCAAGGACATGGCTTCAAATGAAAGAGAGattgtggtttgggtttgccAAGAGGAGAAGATTGTATGTGGCCTGACAAAGCGCACAACTTGCTCAGAAGTGGTTCAAGCACTGCTTGAAGATCATCAGACAAcatttggagagaaaaaggTCCTTTTCGGAAAACCTAGTGATTATTGCATTGTAGAAAAATGGAGAGGCTCAGAGCGAGTACTGCCTCCCTTGACAAAGATTCTGAGACTTTGGAAGGCCTGGGGGGAAGAGCAGGCTAATTTGCATTTTGTACTGGTAAAGTCAGATGCTTTCCTCTCGTTTCCTTTGTGGAAGACAGCAGAAGCCAAGGTAGTACAAAACATAGAAAAGCAGTGGGACCTCAGCCCAGCAAACTACATGAAGATGTTGCCAATagacaagcaaaagaaaattgtgaGGAAGACTTTCCGGAAACTGGCCAAGCTTAAGCAGGACAGTGTTCAGCAAGAGAGAGATAATATGGAGACACTGATTCATCTGATAATTTCTCAGGATCATACGATTCACCAGCAAGTCCTTAGAATGAAGGAACTAGATATGGAAATTGAAAAATGTGAAGCAAAATTCCATCTAGATCGTGTGGCAAATGATGGAGAAAATTATGTGCAGGACTCCTATTTAATGATCAATACAAGTGAGGCTGAACAGCAAGGGAGTAGGTCAGATGATCAAAAAGAGATGCATGACTATTTGAGCAAAAGTGAGGGAATTTTACAGGTTGAAGAGAGACTGAAACATCACAAGCAATTAATAGAGAACCTGTGTGCTGAAATTGAAAGAGAAGTACATGGTATAtgcatgggaaaaaatggagaggaTGTGCACACAGAAGGAGCAGCTAATGCTGAACTGGAAAACTCAGATTTGGAAAGTGTAAAATATGAGCTAGAAAAAAGTATGAAAGATGGTCTGAGAATCAACTCATACCTGAGCTGCATCCAGAAAGAACTTACATACAGGGACTCACTActtcaaaagaaggaaaaagaatatgAACTTCTTacagaagaatttaatttactACATGTTAAAGACAACATTGAAACTAGGCTTCAATCAAATGAAGAGCCATCCAAAGGCAGTGTCATTTCCAGTAACAGCATTGCTGTTCCTGACTTTGTTCATAGAGTGACTAATCTGGACATCAACGATACAGACTCTGACACTGGAATCAGCTCTACACACAGTCAGGACTCTGAAATAACTGCAGGGGACATGGTACTGTTGTCAACATAGTTGAAAACagtaatgcattttttaaaattttattttggaggatATTTATAAGAATTAGTAAACCTGTTGTCTTGAAAGTTAAGCTCTTCAAGGTATGGAAGCTGTGGCAAAGTAAAGAGAGTCTATTTATGTCCTTACAGTATACTTGTGC
This genomic interval from Catharus ustulatus isolate bCatUst1 chromosome 4, bCatUst1.pri.v2, whole genome shotgun sequence contains the following:
- the RASSF9 gene encoding ras association domain-containing protein 9 isoform X1, yielding MAPFGRNLLKTRHKNRSHSKDMASNEREIVVWVCQEEKIVCGLTKRTTCSEVVQALLEDHQTTFGEKKVLFGKPSDYCIVEKWRGSERVLPPLTKILRLWKAWGEEQANLHFVLVKSDAFLSFPLWKTAEAKVVQNIEKQWDLSPANYMKMLPIDKQKKIVRKTFRKLAKLKQDSVQQERDNMETLIHLIISQDHTIHQQVLRMKELDMEIEKCEAKFHLDRVANDGENYVQDSYLMINTSEAEQQGSRSDDQKEMHDYLSKSEGILQVEERLKHHKQLIENLCAEIEREVHGICMGKNGEDVHTEGAANAELENSDLESVKYELEKSMKDGLRINSYLSCIQKELTYRDSLLQKKEKEYELLTEEFNLLHVKDNIETRLQSNEEPSKGSVISSNSIAVPDFVHRVTNLDINDTDSDTGISSTHSQDSEITAGDMVLLST
- the RASSF9 gene encoding ras association domain-containing protein 9 isoform X2, whose protein sequence is MASNEREIVVWVCQEEKIVCGLTKRTTCSEVVQALLEDHQTTFGEKKVLFGKPSDYCIVEKWRGSERVLPPLTKILRLWKAWGEEQANLHFVLVKSDAFLSFPLWKTAEAKVVQNIEKQWDLSPANYMKMLPIDKQKKIVRKTFRKLAKLKQDSVQQERDNMETLIHLIISQDHTIHQQVLRMKELDMEIEKCEAKFHLDRVANDGENYVQDSYLMINTSEAEQQGSRSDDQKEMHDYLSKSEGILQVEERLKHHKQLIENLCAEIEREVHGICMGKNGEDVHTEGAANAELENSDLESVKYELEKSMKDGLRINSYLSCIQKELTYRDSLLQKKEKEYELLTEEFNLLHVKDNIETRLQSNEEPSKGSVISSNSIAVPDFVHRVTNLDINDTDSDTGISSTHSQDSEITAGDMVLLST